In Rutidosis leptorrhynchoides isolate AG116_Rl617_1_P2 chromosome 2, CSIRO_AGI_Rlap_v1, whole genome shotgun sequence, one genomic interval encodes:
- the LOC139891730 gene encoding E3 ubiquitin-protein ligase HOS1-like — protein sequence MEEEETTANLDSDIRNATSNLSLQPNYSCRKVQEALEHLAFIDLIELCNEAKVEYCRATRDLRSCGRCVQSVLNSCRHASLCEECSQRCDACPICRIPIPKTGNRLSLRLFYKCIEAGLISKRYDDRFQEKDGEKLLTADVERLYSFFDVALENNLLSLICHYITDVCMDESAVSSDPVVALLLDEVVVKDWCKRTFKIIVAELQSIYNINDEEIKDRSNVILKFTVRLSCISTVLEELESSFKNSLSAQLHDIHRIQESILKTKQHAETMIWYTRHQFLEGLSRHDSISSWRSDIVKRKSMAIKRAWPSLTTSTTDGAMLFIDDALSNLDSQHEYEADREDELQIVSLMKDGGLSFSRVRIEGMVGSYPFENLRSAIDILFLCGNSDLVVAKQAILIYYMFDRLWKIPDEKWRFCIDDFSATFNVARHSILESFTFYLLDDPSDEALQEACRLLPEISGPTTHPKVAQVLLERENPYTALMVLRWSGRDSGSELVSLSEAVTAVRVRVECGLLIEAFMYQRAVCTKTKNKKARHEMHDDDNDDDDDVDDDDDDDWLEILVTEICLLCIRRNLVDRIIGLPWDLDEEKHIHKCLLDCASENPLSNTGSFLVVFYLQRYRYFEACQVDQKLQIIEWDFVSMPSVDDNVATRISTTQRWRAGLVEKSIQLLSEIEQQKVKSGQITEITPSENNNNTSEKYRLLEAQLHSHVNSSLLFQMGDEALSPNSNISGLTNYATPPVSLVNTFNDTDNGINMFKSISKNFKFDDIITSSTPLKQNRGSSRIRKSKNESIDSPGSIGGLFKSSHRDGTLNASSKSIRASGLGRDFKEASGDFMDMSWSNKDERLPVQTNMNGGPRWRSDDETGDFFQEQSPVTLTGGNTPSRGVRRSARLARR from the exons GAAGCGCTAGAACACTTGGCATTTATTGATCTGATAGAATTGTGTAATGAAGCAAAAGTTGAATATTGTCGCGCAACACGGGACTTAAGAAGCTGTGGAAGATGTGTTCAAAGTGTGCTGAATTCGTGCAGACACGCATCTTTATGTGAAGAGTGTAGTCAGCGCTGTGATGCTTGTCCAATCTGCAGAATTCCTATACCAAAAACTGGGAATAGACTTTCTCTTCGTTTGTTTTACAAGTGCATTGAGGCTGGTCTTATATCTAAGAGATATGATGACAGATTTCAAGAAAAAGATGGGGAGAAACTACTAACTGCTGATGTTGAAAGACTGTATTCGTTTTTTGATGTTGCTTTGGAGAATAATTTGTTGTCCCTGATCTGCCATT ATATTACAGATGTTTGTATGGATGAAAGTGCTGTTTCTAGTGACCCAGTTGTTGCTTTGTTGCTGGATGAAGTGGTTGTCAAAGACTGGTGCAAGAGGACGTTTAAAATTATTGTTGCTGAACTTCAGTCTATCT ATAATATTAATGATGAGGAAATCAAGGACAGATCAAACGTGATTCTTAAGTTTACAGTGAGGCTAAGCTGCATATCAACTGTTCTCGAGGAGTTAGAATCTTCTTTTAAGAATTCCCTTTCTGCACAGCTTCATGATATCCATCGCATACAAGAAAGCATACTGAAGACTAAGCAG CACGCGGAGACGATGATTTGGTATACAAGGCATCAATTTCTTGAAGGTTTGAGTCGGCATGATAGTATCTCTTCATGGCGTTCTGATATTGTTAAGAGAAAATCTATGGCAATTAAACGTGCATGGCCGTCGTTAACTACCTCAACTACAGATGGCGCAATGCTGTTCATTGATGATGCTTTATCAAATCTTGATTCACAACATGAGTATGAAGCTGATAGGGAAGATGAATTACAGATTGTTTCTCTGATGAAAGATGGAGGCTTATCATTTTCTAGAGTCAGAATAGAGGGGATGGTAGGAAGCTATCCTTTTGAAAATCTGCGGTCTGCTATTGACATCCTCTTTCTATGTGGAAATTCAGATTTGGTGGTAGCGAAACAAGCAATT CTGATATATTATATGTTCGACCGACTGTGGAAAATACCTGATGAGAAGTGGAGATTCTGTATAGATGACTTTTCTGCTACATTCAATGTAGCGAGGCATTCAATATTGGAATCATTTACTTTTTATCTTCTTGATGACCCAAGTGATGAAGCCCTGCAG GAAGCTTGTCGTCTTCTCCCAGAGATCTCGGGTCCCACAACACATCCAAAGGTGGCACAAGTTCTGTTAGAAAGAGAAAATCCTTACACGGCTCTTATGGTTTTAAGGTGGTCGGGGCGCGATAGTGGATCTGAGTTAGTCTCACTTAGCGAGGCTGTAACTGCTGTTCGGGTGAGAGTCGAATGTGGGCTTTTGATTGAAGCATTTATGTATCAACGAGCAGTTTGCACAAAAACTAAGAATAAGAAAGCAAGACATGAGAtgcatgatgatgataatgatgatgatgatgatgttgatgatgatgatgatgatgattggttgGAGATTCTTGTTACAGAAATTTGTCTACTTTGTATTCGGAGGAATTTGGTCGATCGTATCATTGGGTTACCATGGGATTTGGATGAGGAGAAACATATACACAAGTGTCTTTTGGATTGTGCTTCAGAGAATCCCTTATCAAACACAGGAAGTTTTCTGGTCGTGTTCTATTTACAG CGTTATCGATACTTTGAAGCATGTCAAGTTGATCAGAAGCTTCAAATTATTGAGTGGGACTTTGTTTCTATGCCATCTGTTGATGACAATGTAGCAACAAGAATAAGTACTACACAACGTTGGAGAGCAGGATTAGTT GAAAAAAGCATACAACTACTGTCAGAAATTGAACAACAAAAGGTGAAAAGTGGTCAAATTACTGAAATAACCCCGTCAGAGAATAACAACAATACTTCAGAAAAATACCGTCTTCTAGAAGCACAACTCCATTCTCATGTTAACTCTTCTCTTCTATTCCAAATGGGTGATGAAGCCCTCTCACCGAACTCAAATATAAGTGGATTAACAAATTACGCTACTCCTCCGGTATCACTAGTGAATACCTTTAATGATACTGATAACGGGATAAACATGTTTAAATCCATCAGTAAAAACTTCAAATTTGATGATATTATTACATCTAGTACGCCGTTAAAACAAAACAGAGGTTCTTCAAGGATCCGAAAGAGCAAGAATGAGTCGATCGATTCACCCGGTAGCATTGGTGGCTTATTTAAGTCGTCCCATCGTGATGGGACGTTGAACGCTTCTAGTAAATCTATACGTGCAAGTGGACTTGGTAGAGATTTTAAGGAGGCTTCAGGTGATTTTATGGACATGTCTTGGAG CAACAAAGATGAAAGGCTGCCAGTGCAAACAAATATGAACGGTGGACCGAGATGGAGGTCAGATGATGAAACAGGCGATTTTTTTCAGGAGCAGAGTCCTGTTACGCTTACAGGTGGCAACACACCCTCTAGAGGAGTCAGAAGAAGCGCCAGGCTTGCCAGAAGATAA